In the genome of Fusarium fujikuroi IMI 58289 draft genome, chromosome FFUJ_chr02, one region contains:
- a CDS encoding related to alpha-1,3-mannosyltransferases: MLTMPSLRLSARSIQITAAIASIWLFVGVLYHYRDVSFYTPSNNFQSTTKPISNSRGVESIKLGARYFLDYPLKDEPKAIFGQLGQRTELLRSWIEELEGRDDSHETAELVGQIVEKQFPWLNSKQGVSPPLADIYDRLGLSYKSKSVKGEKAPAGIVIPTGEKTLRFACHLIAALTRVHKTTLPIQVVYAGDDDLSAAGRQKIQEAANGVKIEMLDVLTVFDDSTLKLADGGWAIKPFAALASRFEQVILLDADAVFFQDPRRLLRQDRFKETGVLLFHDRLLWKNGFADRQDWWHDQIKHPSPETEKSLVWTERYSEEGDSGIVVVDKSRLDVLLALLHIGWQNSERVRNEVTYKITYGDKESWWIGFEATGSKYAFSPHYGGIVGWLGPTKAELDAAKKAKEEKKKVEKKREDKDEVRVCSFVIAHVDQSEKLLWYNGGLLKNKAVNQTEFEVPTHWMIDQTWHKGGSKKAMSCMVGTKASALTIGEKDVLAKSIQAAKDMDEKLHLV, translated from the coding sequence ATGCTTACTATGCCGTCGCTGCGTCTGAGCGCAAGGTCAATACAGATCACAGCTGCCATTGCGTCGATATGGCTCTTCGTCGGTGTTCTTTATCACTACCGCGATGTTTCTTTTTACACACCAAGTAATAATTTTCAGAGCACTACAAAACCAATTTCGAATTCGCGCGGTGTTGAATCGATAAAGCTTGGCGCACGATATTTTCTCGATTATCCCTTAAAGGACGAACCGAAGGCGATTTTTGGACAACTTGGACAACGGACGGAATTACTGCGATCTTGGATTGAGGAATTGGAAGGGCGAGACGACAGCCACGAGACAGCGGAACTTGTTGGACAAATTGTGGAAAAGCAGTTTCCATGGCTCAATTCGAAGCAGGGCGTTTCGCCGCCTCTCGCCGATATCTACGATCGTCTTGGTCTTTCGTACAAAAGCAAAAGTGTGAAGGGCGAGAAAGCACCAGCTGGAATCGTTATCCCCACAGGCGAAAAAACACTCAGATTCGCATGTCATCTCATCGCAGCATTGACGCGCGTCCACAAGACCACCCTACCAATTCAAGTTGTATACGCAGGAGATGATGATTTATCCGCCGCTGGACGACAAAAGATACAAGAAGCTGCCAATGGAGTCAAGATCGAAATGCTCGATGTTCTCACTGTTTTCGACGACAGTACATTGAAGCTTGCTGATGGAGGCTGGGCGATAAAACCGTTTGCTGCATTGGCGAGTCGCTTTGAGCAGGTCATTCTTCTCGACGCAGACGCAGTTTTCTTCCAAGATCCGCgacgtcttcttcgtcaagatCGATTTAAAGAGACGGGTGTACTACTTTTTCATGATCGATTGCTGTGGAAGAATGGGTTTGCGGATCGTCAGGATTGGTGGCATGATCAGATCAAGCACCCCAGCCCAGAGACGGAAAAGTCGCTCGTTTGGACGGAGCGATACTCTGAAGAGGGTGATTCTGGTATTGTTGTCGTTGACAAGTCCAGACTTGACGTTCTGCTTGCTCTCCTCCATATTGGATGGCAGAACTCGGAGCGGGTGCGGAACGAAGTTACTTACAAGATCACATATGGCGATAAAGAGAGTTGGTGGATTGGTTTCGAAGCTACAGGATCTAAGTACGCCTTCTCACCTCATTACGGCGGTATCGTCGGATGGTTAGGACCCACGAAAGCCGAACTCGACGCAGCAAAGAaggcaaaagaagagaagaaaaaggtcGAGAAAAAGCGCGAAGACAAAGATGAAGTCCGCGTCTGCAGCTTCGTCATCGCACATGTCGACCAAAGCGAGAAACTCCTCTGGTACAACGGCGGCTTACTTAAGAACAAGGCCGTCAATCAAACAGAATTCGAAGTTCCGACGCATTGGATGATTGACCAAACGTGGCACAAGGGCGGAAGCAAGAAAGCAATGAGTTGCATGGTCGGCACGAAAGCGAGTGCTTTGACGATAGGGGAGAAGGATGTTTTAGCAAAGTCTATACAAGCAGCGAAGGACATGGATGAAAAGTTACATTTGGTCTGA
- a CDS encoding probable lysosomal cobalamin transporter, whose protein sequence is MAHAGLVQTSLIWVAYAVAVVLCFAAAIITTFTWQTPRERSAVVSIVAIVSLTSLLATVLLLPVDIALVSATASATLGAKKDWATPERIDSILYTLKVVYYSLYSFDALLCLIVIPFAYFWHEEYDEIEVEEEGRTLSSRFLAAAKYTLFFVAFVVVLFLLGFFVPAAGDSSESHWDLDYFKKLVAQNHGEKALTFALGLLLTLGTLLYVVYTGAGLALLPISFIKAAPSISGPQLHQNTASQLEQNRERQRQIEMRNAGRQEGMSRKDQRELDALVREEQTLVRRERLAAEAQGEGRSRIYQAWLKVCAVFRPIKLLGGIFLLLLSLVIFVSMLITGIDKAKNSVCKERCGYILGQIHVFQPMNFIFVKSAKAFPVDYILMALLVLFFFSSSISGIATVGIRFLWVRIFQIRKGRTAPQALLIATVMLGLVILATNYGIAMLVAPQYSTYGTQTFCANEPKHPGEQPDCRNHKDMIHACSEALKYEHAKDVCTPSVMSTFLNRITITWPFFGLIDFWAQFAFLGVFLIVFVTALFRTPKLNLSQFDEEAEADEEESLLASTGRRFGATWQDVRGKPSSSGNESATNGNGSQSAA, encoded by the coding sequence ATGGCCCACGCAGGCCTCGTCCAGACCAGTTTGATCTGGGTCGCTTATGCTGTTGCTGTCGTTCTCTGTTTCGCAGCTGCTATCATCACAACATTTACCTGGCAAACACCCCGCGAACGTTCCGCCGTCGTCAGCATCGTCGCCATCGTTAGCTTGACTTCTCTACTCGCTACGGTTCTACTACTCCCTGTCGATATCGCTCTTGTCTCTGCGACTGCCTCTGCAACACTGGGTGCGAAGAAGGACTGGGCTACTCCCGAACGCATCGACAGTATCCTCTACACTCTCAAGGTCGTCTACTACAGCTTGTACAGCTTTGATGCTCTCCTCTGTTTGATCGTTATCCCCTTCGCCTACTTCTGGCATGAGGAATACGATGaaattgaggttgaggaggagggccgAACCTTGAGCAGCCGCTTCTTGGCCGCTGCCAAGTACACACTCTTCTTTGTCGCATTCGTCGTCGTTCTGTTCTTACTCGGTTTCTTCGTCCCTGCCGCTGGCGACAGCTCTGAGTCGCACTGGGATCTTGACTatttcaagaagctcgttgCTCAGAACCATGGCGAAAAGGCGCTCACCTTTGCACTGGGTCTTCTGCTCACTCTCGGCACACTGCTCTACGTCGTTTACACCGGCGCtggccttgcccttctccCCATCTCGTTCATCAAGGCAGCTCCTTCAATCTCGGgccctcagcttcatcaGAATACTGCTTCTCAGCTCGAACAGAACCGCGAACGCCAGCGACAGATCGAGATGCGCAATGCTGGTCGACAAGAGGGCATGTCTCGAAAGGACCAGCGAGAGCTCGATGCTCTTGTTAGAGAGGAACAAACACTTGTCCGACGCGAAAGACTTGCCGCCGAGGCTCAGGGCGAAGGTCGCAGCAGAATCTACCAAGCCTGGCTCAAAGTTTGTGCCGTCTTCCGCCccatcaagcttctcggtggaatcttcctcctccttctgtctctcgtcatcttcgtaTCAATGCTCATCACTGGCattgacaaggccaagaactCGGTTTGCAAGGAAAGGTGCGGTTACATCCTTGGCCAGATCCACGTGTTCCAACCTAtgaacttcatcttcgtcaagtcCGCCAAGGCCTTCCCCGTCGACTACATCCTCATGGCTCTTCTggtgctcttcttcttcagcagctcCATCTCTGGCATTGCCACCGTGGGCATTCGCTTCCTCTGGGTCCGCATCTTCCAGATCCGCAAGGGTAGAACTGCTCCCCAGGCCCTCCTCATTGCGACTGTCATGTTGGGTCTGGTAATCTTGGCCACCAACTACGGTATCGCTATGTTGGTTGCTCCTCAGTACTCTACCTACGGCACCCAGACATTCTGCGCCAACGAGCCTAAGCATCCTGGAGAGCAGCCAGACTGCCGAAACCACAAGGACATGATTCACGCCTGCTCCGAAGCACTAAAGTACGAGCATGCCAAAGACGTCTGCACACCATCGGTCATGTCGACGTTCCTCAACCGCATCACAATCACATGGCCCTTCTTCGGTCTTATCGACTTCTGGGCCCAATTCGCCTTCCTCGGTGTTttcctcatcgtcttcgtcacaGCTCTCTTCCGCACCCCCAAGCTCAACCTCTCTCAGTTCgacgaagaagccgaggctgacgaggaagagagtCTCCTCGCTTCAACTGGCCGACGATTTGGCGCGACATGGCAGGATGTACGAGGCAAGCCTAGCAGCTCAGGAAACGAGTCTGCCACCAACGGCAACGGTTCCCAATCTGCTGCTTGA
- a CDS encoding related to pre-mRNA 3`-end processing factor CF II, with the protein MQAYTELAAPSAVTHSLTISLTSATATNLVVAKGSLLQIFTTKAISAEFDPENQPAQTAKPEPEFDHRANDDDGLESSFLGGETMLVRTDRTNLTKLVLVAELPLSGTVTGLAKVKTKHSKCGGEALLIAYKAAKLCMAVWDPEKSNLETISIHYYEKEELHGAPWEVSFDEYTNYLETDPGSRCAAFQFGSRNLAILPFRQAEEDLEMDDWDEDLDGPRPVKESTTVANGDSDTLEPAYTPSFVLRLPLLDPSLLHPVHFAFLHEYREPTFGILSSSQERAHSLGQRDHLTYKVFTLDLQQRASTTILSVTDLPRDLFKIIPLPAPVGGSLLIGENELIHVDQSGKSNGVAVNSMARQITSFSLTDQADLNLRLEHCVIETLSIENGELLLVLNDGRIGIVTFQIDGRTVSGLTVRMVADENGGNLIKSRASTASKLGKNAYFVGSEVGDSVVLGWTRKMGQEKRRKPRLIDAEIGLEMDDLDLEDEDDEDDDLYGTESAVAKPAQALNGGGKAGELSFRIHDTLLSIAPIKDLTAGKISLHPDSEEATLSEGVVSDLHLACVVGRGKAGSLALLNRNIQPKIIGRFEFPEARGFWTMSVKKPMPKALGGNVGVGNEYETFGQHDKYMIVAKVDLDGYETSDVYALTGAGFETLKDTEFDPAAGFTVEAGTMGKQMRIIQVLKSEVRSYDGDLGLTQILPMLDEETGAEPRVTSASIADPYLLLIRDDSSLMLAQIDSNNELEEVEKMDATLQNTKWHSGCLYADTKGAFQPSAGDKGAETEKIMMFLLSSTGALHVYALPDLSKPVYVAEGLCYVPPHLSADYTLRRGLAKENLREILVADLGDTTSQSPYLILRNQTDDLTIYEPVRHIREGETSLSTTLTFKKTSNTTLATIPVETEQDDVEQSRFVPLRPCANINGYSTVFLPGPSPSFVIKSSKSIPRVIGLQGIGVRGMSTFHTEGCDRGFIYADNKGIARVTQLPPDTNFTELGISVKKVPLGADVRGIAYHQPTGAYIAGCMISEPFELPKDDDYHKEWAKETLTFPPTMPHGVLKLISPVSWTVIHEVELESCESIECMKTLHLEVSEDTKERRFLVTVGTAVSKGEDLPIRGRVHVFDIVTVIPEPGRPETNKRLKAIAREDIPRGGVTAISEIGTQGLMLVAQGQKCMVRGLKEDGSLLPVAFLDMSCHVSTARELPRTGLCLMADVFKGVWFAGYTEEPYTFKVLGKSHGRLPVLVADFLPDGEDLAIVAADADGDLHILDFNPEHPPHILLLASSSGHLSTLVPLPETTYRRLLSVTNQLLPALTPHGGLNAKAHRLPDGIRPVGVEAAGGRAIVDGAVLARWAELSAAKRAEIAGKGGYDGVGELREELEGVLGWSGLSYF; encoded by the exons ATGCAGGCCTACACCGAGCTTGCGGCTCCCTCAGCCGTCACACACTCCTTGACTATCTCTCTCACTTCAGCAACAGCTACCAATCTCGTTGTCGCAAAAGGTTCCCTGCTACAAATCTTTACAACAAAGGCCATCTCCGCCGAGTTCGATCCCGAGAACCAACCTGCCCAGACAGCAAAGCCTGAACCCGAATTTGACCACCGCGCGAACGACGACGATGGGCTCGAGTCTTCGTTTCTTGGCGGTGAGACAATGCTTGTTCGAACCGATCGCACGAACCTCACAAAGCTAGTTCTTGTTGCGGAGCTTCCACTTTCCGGTACCGTGACGGGTttggccaaggtcaagacgAAGCATTCAAAATGTGGAGGTGAAGCTCTCTTGATAGCATACAAAGCTGCGAAACTATGTATGGCGGTATGGGATCCTGAGAAGAGCAACCTCGAGACCATCTCCATCCACTACTACGAGAAAGAAGAGTTACACGGCGCGCCGTGGGAGGTTTCTTTCGACGAATATACCAATTACCTCGAAACTGATCCCGGCAGTCGCTGCGCTGCCTTCCAGTTCGGCTCACGCAACCTCGCGATCCTACCATTCAGACAAGCGGAAGAAgacttggagatggatgattgGGATGAGGATCTCGATGGGCCACGACCCGTCAAGGAGTCTACTACAGTCGCCAATGGAGATAGCGACACATTAGAACCAGCGTATACACCATCTTTTGTCCTCCGTCTTCCGCTGCTTGATCCCAGTCTGCTTCATCCCGTGCACTTCGCTTTTCTGCATGAGTATAGAGAACCAACCTTTGGTATCCTTTCGTCTAGCCAAGAGCGAGCGCATTCCCTTGGTCAGAGAGATCATCTTACATACAAGGTCTTTACGTTGGATTTACAGCAGCGTGCTTCGACGACCATTCTTTCAGTTACCGACCTTCCTCGAGATTTATTCAAGATTATCCCGTTACCAGCGCCTGTTGGCGGTTCATTGTTGATAGGAGAGAATGAGCTGATTCATGTGGATCAGTCTGGCAAGTCCAACGGTGTGGCGGTGAACTCAATGGCTCGACAGATTACCTCGTTCAGCTTGACAGATCAGGCGGATCTTAACCTACGATTGGAGCACTGTGTCATTGAGACACTGTCAATTGAGAATGGCGAGCTCTTGCTCGTTCTCAACGATGGTCGCATTGGAATAGTCACGTTCCAGATCGATGGCAGAACAGTCTCTGGTCTTACTGTCAGGATGGTCGCAGATGAGAATGGCGGCAATCTGATCAAGAGCCGGGCATCGACAGCGTCAAAACTTGGCAAGAATGCGTACTTCGTGGGTAGTGAAGTTGGCGATTCTGTGGTGTTGGGCTGGACGAGAAAGATGGgacaagagaagagacgaAAACCGAGACTCATCGACGCGGAGATTGGGCTAGAaatggatgatctggatctcgaggatgaagacgacgaggacgacgattTGTACGGCACCGAGTCTGCAGTCGCGAAACCGGCTCAGGCTCTCAATGGTGGAGGTAAGGCGGGCGAGTTGAGCTTCCGCATTCACGATACCCTGCTCAGCATCGCCCCGATCAAGGACTTGACAGCTGGCAAGATATCGCTCCATCCTGATAGTGAAGAAGCGACTCTGTCAGAAGGCGTCGTTTCGGATCTTCATCTTGCATGTGTTGTCGGACGCGGAAAAGCCGGCTCACTGGCCCTTCTCAACCGCAACATCCAGCCCAAGATCATTGGAAGGTTCGAATTCCCCGAAGCAAGGGGTTTCTGGACCATGTCTGTCAAGAAGCCAATGCCCAAGGCTCTCGGTGGAAATGTCGGCGTAGGTAACGAGTACGAAACATTTGGACAGCATGACAAGTACATGATCGTGGCTAAGGTCGATCTCGACGGTTATGAGACATCAGATGTGTATGCTCTTACGGGCGCGGGATTCGAGACGCTCAAGGACACTGAGTTTGACCCAGCGGCTGGATTTACCGTTGAAGCTGGAACGATGGGGAAGCAGATGAGAATCATCCAAGTCCTCAAGTCCGAGGTTCGATCTTATGATGGAG ATCTCGGCCTCACTCAGATCCTGCCGATGCTCGATGAAGAAACCGGTGCTGAACCTCGAGTCACCAGCGCCAGCATTGCTGATCCTTACCTCCTACTCATCCGCGACGACAGCAGTCTTATGTTGGCACAGATCGACAGCAACAATGAGCTGGAGGAAGTGGAAAAGATGGATGCTACTCTGCAGAACACAAAGTGGCACTCTGGATGTCTGTATGCGGATACAAAGGGTGCTTTCCAACCGAGTGCCGGCGACAAGGGTGCGGAGACtgagaagatcatgatgTTCTTGCTCAGTTCAACTGGTGCACTACAT GTCTACGCGCTCCCCGACCTCTCCAAGCCCGTTTACGTTGCCGAAGGTCTCTGTTATGTACCCCCTCACCTTTCAGCAGACTACACATTGCGACGTGGTCTAGCAAAAGAGAACCTCCGCGAGATTCTTGTCGCTGACCTCGGCGACACCACATCTCAATCGCCATACCTCATC CTCCGCAACCAAACCGACGATCTCACAATCTATGAACCTGTTCGCCATATACGAGAAGGCGAAACCAGTCTCTCCACCACTCTCACCTTCAAGAAGACTTCCAACACAACATTGGCCACTATCCCCGTGGAGACAGAGCAGGACGACGTCGAACAATCACGCTTCGTCCCTCTCCGACCATGCGCAAACATCAATGGCTACAGCACCGTTTTCCTTCCCGGCCCTTCACCAAGTTTCGTCATAAAGTCCAGCAAGAGCATCCCCCGTGTCATTGGTCTTCAAGGCATCGGCGTCCGCGGTATGAGCACATTCCACACAGAAGGTTGTGATCGCGGTTTCATCTACGCCGATAACAAGGGCATCGCTCGAGTGACCCAACTCCCACCGGACACCAACTTCACCGAGCTTGGTATCTCAGTAAAGAAAGTCCCTCTGGGCGCTGATGTTCGCGGCATCGCATATCACCAACCAACAGGCGCATACATCGCAGGCTGTATGATAAGCGAACCCTTCGAACTCCCCAAAGACGACGACTATCACAAAGAATGGGCCAAGGAAACACTCACTTTCCCACCAACCATGCCCCATGGcgttctcaagctcatcagccCAGTCAGTTGGACCGTTATCCACGAAGTCGAACTTGAATCCTGCGAATCCATCGAGTGCATGAAAACACTACACCTCGAAGTCTCAGAAGATACAAAAGAGCGCCGCTTCCTCGTCACGGTCGGCACAGCCGTCTCAAAGGGTGAAGACCTCCCCATCCGCGGGCGCGTCCACGTCTTCGACATCGTGACCGTCATCCCCGAGCCCGGCAGACCAGAAACCAACAAGCGTCTCAAAGCCATCGCGCGCGAAGACATTCCCCGCGGCGGCGTAACAGCCATTTCGGAGATCGGCACCCAAGGCCTCATGCTCGTCGCGCAGGGGCAAAAGTGCATGGTCCGCGGTCTGAAGGAGGACGGGTCCCTTTTGCCTGTTGCGTTCCTCGACATGAGCTGTCATGTATCTACTGCGAGGGAACTGCCGCGCACGGGGTTGTGTCTGATGGCTGATGTGTTCAAGGGGGTTTGGTTTGCGGGATATACGGAGGAGCCGTATACTTTCAAGGTCTTGGGTAAGAGCCATGGCCGGTTACCGGTTCTGGTTGCCGATTTCCTGCCGGACGGTGAAGATCTGGCTATTGTTGCGGCAGATGCGGATGGTGATTTACATATTCTCGACTTCAACCCCGAGC ATCCTCCacacatcctcctcctcgcctcTTCATCCGGCCACCTATCAACACTCGTCCCCCTCCCGGAGACAACATACCGTCGTCTCCTCTCCGTAACAAACCAGCTCCTCCCCGCACTCACACCGCACGGCGGATTGAACGCCAAAGCGCATCGATTACCAGATGGTATACGACCTGTAGGCGTAGAAGCAGCTGGTGGAAGGGCGATTGTAGACGGTGCTGTTCTGGCGAGGTGGGCGGAGCTTAGTGCTGCGAAGAGGGCGGAGATTGCGGGTAAGGGAGGAtatgatggtgttggggaGTTGAGggaggagcttgaaggtGTTTTGGGTTGGAGTGGATTGTCGTATTTCTAG
- a CDS encoding probable cyclin-dependent kinases regulatory subunit CKS1, protein MPFDIDTARRNKTPRPLSDSERARVEEFIDSIHYSARYSDSEYEYRHVQLPKAMLKAIPKDYHDTSKGTLKLLWEEEWRALGITQSLGWEHYEVHEPEPHILLFKRPLNFQPPQ, encoded by the exons ATGCCTTTCGACATCGATACCGCTCGCCGAAACAAGACGCCTCGACCTCTGTCAGACTCGGAGCGCGCTCGCGTGGAGGAGTTCATCGACTCGATCCACTACTCTGCACGGTACTCGGACAGCGAATATGAATACCGTCATGTTCAGCTCCCCAAAGCCATGCTCAAGGCTATTCCCAAAGACTACCACGATACCTCCAAGGGTACTCTCAAGCTCTTGTGGGAGGAGGAATGGCGAGCTCTTGGCATTACTCAG AGTCTAGGATGGGAACACTACGAGGTCCACGAGCCAGAACCGCACATCCTCTTGTTCAA GCGACCGCTCAACTTCCAACCTCCCCAGTAA
- a CDS encoding related to ERO1 protein, required for protein disulfide bond formation in the ER, whose product MKSASRLFYLSVFALWAAPGSCESSSDECHISPKSIVGDACASYATLDKLNALTKPAVDDLTHNTDFFSHYRVNLFHKKCPFWNDENGMCGNIGCAVETLDNEEDIPEIWRAHALGKLEGPRAKHPGKKAQRQHPQRPLGGSLGENVGESCVFEYDDECDERDYCVPEDESASSKGDYVSLVRNPERFTGYAGDGAKQVWDAVYRENCFQKSSFPKSADLGQSGWNRGPAAQDFKQILDAAGRQAQLEERRQENPNTPFVANTGFEVDDECLEKRVFYRVMSGMHASISTHLCWNFLNQTTGEWSPNLSCYEHRLHKFPDRIGNVYFNYALMTRAIAKVGPYLQKKDYKFCMGDASEDAATRAKVLEVTEKAASVPQIFDESLMFVNGEGPSLKEDFRNRFRNVSRLMDCVGCDKCRLWGKLQTAGYGTALKILFELDNNSDDVPYLQRTELVALFNTYARISSSLYNIGQFQQMMEEKVFAEKEQEGLEDLNKNEKLNKKFEKEAEENPQMDDAVREFIELRQRGPKDDSTLAHIAFELAQFQAAIKIILKGWMRTPKALWRVFTSEVSRLYRVWVGLPVGPRWWSMRLPNLNVPRDEL is encoded by the exons ATGAAGTCTGCAAGCAGACTATTCTATCTTTCTGTATTCGCCCTCTGGGCTGCACCCGGTTCTTGCGAGAGCTCTAGTGATGAATGTCAT ATCTCGCCCAAGTCAATCGTTGGCGATGCCTGCGCTTCGTATGCGACTCTCGATAAACTCAACGCCCTGACTAAACCCGCCGTCGACGACCTCACCCACAACAccgacttcttctcgcaCTACCGAGTGAACCTCTTCCACAAGAAATGTCCCTTCTGGAACGACGAAAATGGCATGTGCGGAAACATTGGATGCGCGGTCGAAACGCTGGACAACGAGGAGGATATCCCGGAGATCTGGCGTGCACACGCTCTCGGTAAACTCGAGGGTCCTCGTGCTAAACATCCGGGGAAGAAGGCCCAGCGCCAGCATCCTCAGCGACCTCTTGGAGGTAGCCTTGGAGAGAATGTCGGCGAGAGCTGTGTTTTTGAGTACGATGATGAGTGCGACGAGCGAGACTACTGTGTTCCTGAGGACGAGAGCGCGAGCTCAAAGGGCGATTACGTGAGCTTGGTTCGAAACCCGGAGCGATTCACTGGATATGCAGGCGATGGGGCCAAGCAGGTCTGGGACGCCGTTTACAGAGAGAACTGTTTCCAGAAGAGCTCTTTCCCCAAGTCTGCCGATCTCGGCCAGTCTGGATGGAACCGCGGTCCTGCTGCCCAAGACTTCAAGCAGATCCTTGATGCGGCGGGTCGCCAGGCTCAGCTTGAGGAGCGCCGTCAGGAGAACCCCAACACTCCGTTTGTCGCAAACACTGgctttgaggttgacgaCGAGTGTCTTGAGAAGCGTGTGTTCTACCGTGTCATGTCCGGTATGCACGCCAGTATCAGCACTCATCTCTGCTGGAACTTCCTGAACCAGACTACTGGCGAGTGGAGCCCTAACCTGTCCTGCTACGAACACCGTCTGCATAAATTCCCTGATCGCATTGGAAACGTCTACTTCAACTATGCGCTCATGACCCGTGCTATCGCCAAGGTTGGACCTTACCTCCAGAAAAAGGACTATAAGTTCTGTATGGGAGATGCTTCTGAGGACGCGGCCACTCGCGCCAAGGTCCTTGAGGTCACCGAGAAAGCTGCTAGTGTCCCTCAAATATTCGACGAGAGCTTGATGTTTGTCAATGGCGAAGGACCGTCTCTGAAGGAAGACTTCCGCAACCGTTTCCGCAACGTCAGCCGTCTCATGGACTGTGTTGGCTGCGACAAGTGCCGTCTCTGGGGCAAGCTCCAAACCGCTGGCTACGGCACCGCTCTGAAGATTCTTTTCGAGCTCGATAACAACAGCGACGACGTTCCTTACCTCCAGCGCACCGAGCTGGTCGCTCTCTTCAACACCTACGCTCGCATCAGCAGCTCTCTCTACAACATTGGCCAGTTCCAacagatgatggaggagaaggtcTTTGCGGAGAAGGAGCAGGAGggtcttgaggatctcaaTAAGAACGAAAAGCTTAACAAGAAGTTTgagaaggaagctgaggagaaTCCCCAGATGGACGACGCTGTGAGGGAGTTTATCGAGCTGCGACAGAGGGGTCCCAAGGATGACAGCACGCTGGCTCACATTGCATTCGAGCTTGCTCAATTCCAGGCTGCTATCAAGATCATTCTTAAGGGATGGATGCGCACGCCCAAGGCATT GTGGCGTGTTTTTACATCGGAAGTCTCGCGTCTTTACAGAGTTTGGGTCGGTCTTCCTGTCGGCCCTCGATGGTGGTCGATGCGGCTGCCAAACCTTAACGTGCCTCGGGACGAGCTATGA